In one Candidatus Palibaumannia cicadellinicola genomic region, the following are encoded:
- the murB gene encoding UDP-N-acetylmuramate dehydrogenase: protein MRLKPFNTFSLNVYAHRVATAHNEAQLFMLWKQALQMNRPVLLLGSGSNVLFLENYTGIVLLNRIKGIVIQEDAEAWYVHVGAGELWHDLVTYTINRQIPGLENLALIPGYTGSAPIQNIGAYGVELQDFCKYVDIIQLDNGKKIRLSALECQFGYRDSIFKHNYRDNYAIVAVGLRFSKFWRPVLNYGELRLLNPHHITPRQIFDTVCTMRRNKLPNPKIGNAGSFFKNPLIDTKTATQLLTCYPDIPYYPQTNGGVKIAAGWLIDRCKLKGYQFGNAAVYEKQALILINVGHANGSEIATLAKYVRDYVADKFAIWLEPEVRFIGAEGEVDAIGALS, encoded by the coding sequence ATGAGGTTAAAACCTTTCAATACATTTAGTCTGAATGTATATGCACACAGGGTAGCTACTGCGCATAACGAAGCTCAATTATTTATGTTATGGAAACAAGCATTACAAATGAATCGTCCTGTATTACTACTAGGTAGCGGTAGCAATGTTCTATTTCTAGAAAATTATACTGGCATTGTTTTACTTAATCGTATTAAGGGTATTGTAATTCAAGAAGATGCTGAAGCATGGTATGTACATGTCGGTGCTGGTGAATTATGGCATGATTTAGTAACTTATACTATTAATAGACAAATACCTGGGTTGGAGAATCTTGCCTTGATACCAGGCTATACAGGCTCAGCGCCGATACAAAATATCGGCGCCTATGGTGTAGAATTACAAGATTTCTGTAAATATGTCGATATTATTCAGTTAGATAACGGTAAAAAAATCCGTCTTAGTGCATTAGAATGTCAATTTGGCTACCGAGATAGTATTTTTAAGCATAATTATCGCGATAATTATGCTATTGTTGCTGTAGGACTACGGTTTAGTAAATTTTGGCGACCAGTTTTAAATTACGGTGAACTCAGACTACTAAATCCGCACCACATTACGCCGCGTCAAATATTTGATACAGTCTGCACTATGCGGCGTAATAAATTACCAAATCCAAAGATCGGTAATGCTGGTAGTTTTTTTAAAAATCCACTAATTGATACGAAAACGGCCACGCAATTATTAACGTGTTATCCCGATATACCATACTATCCACAAACTAATGGTGGAGTAAAAATAGCTGCAGGATGGCTAATTGATCGCTGTAAATTAAAAGGTTATCAATTTGGTAACGCAGCTGTTTATGAAAAACAGGCATTAATATTAATTAATGTTGGGCATGCTAATGGAAGTGAAATCGCTACACTCGCTAAGTATGTACGTGACTATGTAGCAGATAAATTTGCGATTTGGCTAGAACCCGAAGTACGTTTTATTGGCGCAGAAGGAGAAGTAGATGCCATTGGCGCCTTATCATGA
- the birA gene encoding bifunctional biotin--[acetyl-CoA-carboxylase] ligase/biotin operon repressor BirA encodes MTETSIPLKLINILSDGNVHSCKQFGEKLYINSLNINKHIQTVYDWGIDLLKIPGQGQSNNYRLHTPLQLLDKQVIQMLLPTGRIVVLSVINSTNQYLIDRIAYLQPGDACVAEYQLHGRGRRGRKWISQFGNNIYLSIYWRLEQQGPATLIGLSLMVGIIVAEILQNIGASNVQVKWPNDLYLNNRKLAGILVETSGRSGDIGHIVIGTGINLAMPIMEKRWINLKEIGIDIVRNKLVAELTNALRNALLLFERDGFAPFILRWQALDYLYNKPVKLLRGDGKYSEIIGIARGINTQGALLLEQQGQINTYINGEISLRSYT; translated from the coding sequence ATGACAGAAACTAGCATTCCGTTGAAACTAATTAACATATTATCCGACGGAAATGTTCATTCCTGTAAACAATTTGGTGAAAAACTATATATTAACTCTCTAAATATCAATAAACACATTCAGACTGTCTATGATTGGGGTATAGATTTATTAAAAATACCTGGTCAAGGTCAAAGTAACAATTATCGTTTACATACGCCATTGCAACTTCTCGATAAACAAGTCATTCAAATGCTACTTCCCACGGGAAGGATAGTAGTACTCTCAGTTATTAACTCAACAAATCAATATTTAATTGATCGTATTGCTTATTTACAGCCTGGAGATGCTTGTGTTGCCGAGTATCAACTACATGGCCGTGGGCGGCGTGGCCGAAAATGGATCTCTCAATTTGGTAATAATATTTATTTATCTATTTATTGGCGTTTAGAGCAGCAGGGGCCGGCTACATTAATTGGTCTTAGTTTAATGGTTGGTATCATAGTTGCTGAAATTTTGCAAAATATTGGTGCAAGTAACGTACAAGTCAAATGGCCAAATGATCTTTACCTTAATAATCGTAAATTAGCCGGTATTTTAGTTGAAACATCTGGTAGATCAGGTGATATAGGACATATCGTTATTGGCACTGGTATTAATTTAGCAATGCCTATCATGGAAAAAAGATGGATTAATTTAAAAGAAATCGGTATTGATATTGTTAGAAACAAGTTAGTCGCTGAACTAACTAATGCGTTACGTAATGCTTTACTACTATTTGAACGAGACGGTTTTGCGCCTTTTATTTTACGCTGGCAAGCACTAGATTACTTATATAATAAGCCAGTAAAATTATTAAGAGGTGATGGTAAATATAGTGAAATTATAGGAATTGCCCGTGGCATTAATACACAAGGAGCCTTACTGTTAGAACAACAAGGGCAAATCAATACCTATATTAATGGTGAAATCTCATTACGTTCTTACACATAA